The following proteins are encoded in a genomic region of Desulfosporosinus youngiae DSM 17734:
- a CDS encoding heavy metal translocating P-type ATPase has translation MAIKKEQPLIQCDIVHSIPGRVRIKCRALKYLQKQTWDLEKNLNNIAIIKKATVNTITGNVLVYFDSTLADSDEILEIIETVTYTYSLIAHKNEQTKKSDVPVQERRLQEESYQDILGRIAITGAGFFAANLTKGYVLLPQQGLLSRFTTLPALLSLGLSKSIFKSGMKSLLVTKRPNADTLTMASIITSLFSGSGVSALTTILLSDVAELITAYTMNRTRNAIKDMIAVGETFVWKKLDDDTVVQIPLSEIKVEDLVLGQTGNKISIDGIIVEGEAVIDQTAITGEFMPVVRKKGERVFAGTVIQSGNVTVKAEKVGDDTAVSRIVSMVEDAGNNKAQIQVYADRFSAHLIPLNFALAGIVYLTTKSVVRALNMLIIDYSCGVRLSTATALSAAIHTAARNGILLKGGNLIEAMAEADTLILDKTGTVTEGKPKVTSIVTKKNVSGEEVLRLAAAAEETSDHPLAYAILSKVRRSGLTIPEHSETIVHIARGVETKVDAKSVRVGNRKFMEENGIYISELEKEIAHLIDRGENLIFVSQAEELVGVLGVQDTLRANMKKAINRLRYLGFDELKLLTGDLANSAEIVAHSMAMDGFESELLPEDKAKYVLQAQSRGSRVIMVGDGINDAPALAYADVGVAIGNTRTDIAIEAADVTIASDDPLLIPSMVNMSRKTMSIVKQNFAVTIGINTVGLMLGAIGILPVFWGAVLHNSTTILVVCNSARLLFHNFERNVS, from the coding sequence ATGGCCATAAAAAAAGAACAGCCTTTAATCCAATGTGATATAGTGCACAGCATCCCGGGAAGAGTAAGGATTAAATGCAGAGCTCTAAAATACCTTCAGAAACAAACTTGGGATTTGGAAAAAAACTTAAATAACATCGCCATTATTAAGAAGGCCACGGTTAATACCATTACCGGAAATGTGTTGGTGTATTTTGATTCTACACTTGCAGACAGCGATGAAATCCTGGAAATCATTGAAACGGTCACCTATACCTATTCGTTGATAGCCCATAAAAATGAGCAAACCAAAAAAAGCGATGTCCCGGTTCAGGAACGAAGACTGCAGGAAGAGTCTTATCAGGATATCTTAGGCAGGATTGCCATCACAGGGGCGGGTTTCTTTGCGGCTAATTTAACCAAAGGTTATGTGCTGCTGCCGCAGCAAGGGCTGCTGTCACGTTTTACAACCCTTCCCGCCTTGCTTAGTTTAGGATTATCCAAATCTATTTTTAAAAGCGGTATGAAATCTCTGCTCGTCACGAAAAGACCCAATGCCGATACCCTGACCATGGCTTCCATTATCACCTCCCTTTTCTCCGGCAGCGGTGTATCCGCTTTAACCACGATCTTACTATCCGATGTCGCCGAACTGATCACTGCTTACACCATGAACCGGACGCGAAACGCCATTAAGGATATGATCGCAGTAGGAGAAACCTTTGTTTGGAAGAAATTAGACGATGATACCGTGGTACAGATTCCCTTATCCGAAATTAAAGTGGAGGATCTGGTCTTGGGGCAAACCGGCAATAAAATCAGCATTGATGGAATCATTGTCGAAGGCGAAGCCGTCATTGATCAGACGGCCATTACCGGGGAGTTTATGCCGGTGGTCAGAAAAAAAGGCGAGCGCGTCTTTGCCGGGACGGTGATTCAATCCGGAAATGTAACCGTCAAGGCGGAAAAAGTGGGTGACGATACGGCCGTTTCCAGGATTGTCAGTATGGTGGAAGACGCCGGCAATAATAAAGCGCAAATTCAGGTCTATGCCGACCGGTTTTCAGCTCATCTGATCCCCTTGAATTTTGCCCTGGCCGGTATCGTCTATCTGACAACGAAAAGTGTTGTCCGGGCTTTAAATATGCTGATTATCGACTATTCCTGCGGAGTGAGGCTTTCAACGGCTACAGCGCTGTCGGCGGCCATTCATACCGCCGCCAGGAACGGCATCCTCTTAAAAGGCGGCAATTTGATCGAAGCCATGGCAGAAGCCGATACCTTAATCCTGGATAAAACCGGCACAGTGACTGAAGGGAAGCCTAAAGTCACAAGCATCGTAACTAAGAAGAATGTATCGGGAGAAGAAGTACTCCGGCTTGCGGCAGCCGCAGAAGAAACTTCAGATCATCCCTTGGCCTATGCCATTTTATCCAAGGTACGCCGCTCCGGATTGACCATACCGGAGCATTCTGAAACCATTGTCCATATCGCCCGGGGGGTGGAGACAAAGGTCGATGCTAAATCCGTTCGGGTAGGGAATCGGAAATTCATGGAGGAAAACGGCATTTATATTTCCGAATTGGAAAAGGAGATCGCCCACTTAATTGATCGCGGAGAAAACCTGATTTTCGTCTCCCAGGCAGAGGAGCTGGTGGGTGTTTTAGGGGTACAGGATACCTTAAGGGCTAATATGAAAAAGGCCATCAACCGGCTGAGATATTTAGGCTTCGATGAGTTGAAACTGCTCACCGGTGATTTGGCAAACTCCGCAGAGATAGTAGCCCACAGCATGGCCATGGATGGCTTTGAATCAGAGCTGCTTCCGGAGGATAAGGCTAAGTATGTCCTTCAGGCTCAATCAAGGGGTTCAAGAGTCATCATGGTAGGCGACGGAATTAATGATGCGCCTGCTTTAGCCTATGCCGATGTGGGGGTTGCCATCGGCAATACGAGAACCGATATCGCCATCGAAGCGGCAGATGTCACCATAGCCAGTGATGACCCTTTATTGATTCCAAGTATGGTGAATATGTCCAGAAAAACCATGTCCATTGTCAAGCAAAACTTCGCAGTGACCATCGGCATCAATACCGTCGGGCTTATGCTGGGTGCCATCGGGATTCTGCCGGTCTTTTGGGGAGCGGTGCTTCACAACAGCACCACCATACTGGTTGTCTGTAACTCTGCCCGATTGCTGTTCCATAATTTTGAAAGAAATGTGAGTTGA
- a CDS encoding HMA2 domain-containing protein: protein MTLIANLYDYLIKIHIVHSIPGRLRLAIPAMKEIPKAWQVDSLAVTELIEAIPGVKAASYNYLTGSALITYDAARLDEKQIITYLKKMLRIVASHRTQLAKTKVEELDEAVYKMREIIKFEMSL, encoded by the coding sequence ATGACCCTAATCGCCAATTTATATGACTATCTGATCAAAATACATATTGTGCATAGCATTCCAGGAAGATTGAGATTAGCCATACCCGCTATGAAGGAAATTCCCAAAGCCTGGCAAGTGGATTCTTTGGCAGTGACAGAGTTAATCGAAGCAATCCCGGGGGTCAAAGCAGCTTCTTACAATTATCTCACAGGCAGCGCTTTAATTACCTATGACGCCGCTCGCCTTGATGAAAAACAAATTATTACGTACTTAAAAAAAATGCTGAGAATCGTTGCGTCTCACAGAACCCAGCTAGCCAAAACAAAGGTAGAGGAACTGGACGAGGCGGTCTATAAAATGCGGGAAATCATCAAATTTGAGATGAGCTTATAG
- a CDS encoding HMA2 domain-containing protein: MNKYTLLSGALLGLFYGAKSHKGNDPTLFNGFPGTLEIKHAIPGRIRFFAPSLVQLSKGKELLEERMQAIEGIEQVKVNTISGSIVVLYREEKIEKILILGIIIKLLGLENKLQTKEVPLVRKEIRKWNEALSYSLYEKTRGLLDVKAALSLVFLFYGIKGLFFSTEIAKANPYSLLYWAYRSLVLEADHQ, translated from the coding sequence ATGAATAAATACACATTGCTCAGCGGAGCACTTTTGGGGTTATTTTATGGGGCTAAAAGTCATAAAGGAAATGATCCCACCCTTTTTAATGGCTTCCCCGGTACTTTAGAAATAAAGCACGCTATACCGGGACGAATTCGCTTTTTTGCGCCTTCTTTGGTTCAGTTATCAAAGGGAAAAGAACTATTGGAAGAGCGAATGCAGGCAATTGAGGGGATAGAGCAAGTAAAAGTAAATACCATCAGTGGTTCAATAGTGGTACTCTACCGGGAAGAGAAGATTGAAAAAATACTAATCTTAGGAATCATCATCAAGTTGCTGGGATTAGAAAATAAACTCCAAACTAAAGAGGTTCCGCTGGTCAGGAAAGAAATCAGAAAATGGAATGAAGCCTTAAGTTATTCTTTATATGAAAAAACAAGAGGATTATTGGATGTCAAAGCAGCCCTCTCTCTGGTCTTTTTATTTTATGGAATTAAAGGATTATTCTTTTCCACTGAAATAGCGAAGGCCAACCCCTATAGCTTATTATACTGGGCGTACCGGTCTCTGGTATTGGAGGCTGACCATCAATGA
- a CDS encoding HMA2 domain-containing protein, producing the protein MALPFSKKYHAAFGVMLTAWAGVHSWQHRKYLAKHLRKNVNGIGKKTTVSLLSQNLQVLHYLPGRARLYSQQLRNNPEYAHQVQEYLKSVTEIHNFSVNPATGSILIQYSPDNLGSNPLLSEVETLKVRKYDRRK; encoded by the coding sequence TTGGCCTTACCCTTTAGTAAAAAATATCATGCAGCCTTTGGCGTTATGCTAACAGCTTGGGCCGGAGTACATTCATGGCAGCATCGCAAGTATTTGGCCAAGCATCTCCGTAAGAACGTGAATGGAATTGGGAAAAAAACCACTGTTTCCTTGTTGTCCCAAAACCTGCAAGTGCTGCATTATCTGCCGGGCCGGGCAAGGCTTTATTCCCAGCAATTGCGCAATAATCCGGAGTATGCTCATCAGGTTCAGGAATACTTAAAATCCGTGACAGAAATCCATAATTTTTCAGTGAATCCAGCGACTGGTTCCATTCTGATTCAGTATTCGCCGGACAACCTGGGTAGTAATCCATTACTGTCAGAAGTGGAAACCTTAAAAGTTAGGAAATACGATAGGCGTAAATAA
- a CDS encoding metallophosphoesterase: MDNKRISRRAFILRGIGLAAYLYYDLHSIAIKQYTIAINNLPKDFEGFTILHLTDLHAKQYGDKQEKLLTIINRQSFDMAAITGDVMDKNNPDAEPALSLVRGLSSKPIFFVPGNHEWWHDFSIKPLLEDYGVKILENKKFKYAKDNSYIWIVGVDDPYLRRDNLDEALDSLADSQPRVLLAHAPNIFPAAAMSNIQLVLAGHTHGGQVRLPLVGALVAPGQGFFPKYDYGQFTAGSTNMIVNGGLGESVLPIRFYNRPEIVLVKMVSPG; the protein is encoded by the coding sequence TTGGATAATAAGCGGATATCCCGCAGAGCATTTATTCTCCGCGGGATAGGGTTGGCAGCCTATCTTTACTATGATCTTCATTCGATTGCTATTAAACAATATACCATTGCCATTAATAATCTCCCTAAAGACTTTGAGGGCTTTACAATTCTCCATCTGACAGATTTGCATGCCAAACAATATGGTGATAAACAAGAAAAGCTATTAACTATAATTAACCGTCAAAGTTTCGACATGGCAGCAATAACCGGGGATGTTATGGATAAAAATAATCCCGATGCAGAACCCGCTTTGTCGCTGGTCAGAGGGTTAAGTTCCAAACCTATTTTCTTTGTGCCCGGGAATCATGAGTGGTGGCATGATTTCAGCATTAAGCCTTTATTGGAGGATTATGGAGTAAAGATACTGGAAAATAAGAAGTTCAAGTATGCAAAAGACAACTCTTATATTTGGATAGTTGGGGTCGATGACCCTTATCTGCGCAGAGATAATTTGGACGAAGCACTTGATAGCCTGGCAGATTCTCAACCAAGGGTTTTGCTGGCTCATGCACCTAATATTTTTCCAGCGGCAGCCATGTCAAATATCCAATTAGTATTAGCAGGTCATACTCACGGCGGCCAAGTCAGACTTCCTCTTGTTGGTGCGCTTGTTGCTCCCGGGCAGGGGTTTTTTCCCAAATATGATTATGGCCAATTCACAGCCGGGTCTACAAATATGATCGTTAACGGTGGTTTAGGGGAGAGCGTTTTACCCATAAGATTCTATAATCGACCGGAAATCGTGTTAGTCAAAATGGTTTCCCCGGGTTAA
- a CDS encoding AraC family transcriptional regulator produces the protein MEWLSCLNEAVNYMEEHLEDEINLERVARIARCSSFHFQRMFSYLADIPLSEYLRRRKMTRAVFDLQTSDEKIINIALKYGYESPTAFNRAFQSVHGIAPSAARAQGVRLKAYPPISFKISIKGEAEMNYRIEKKGAFRIAGVREHYAMNIEECFTNVPLFWQKTAQSGVIPRLCTLMNREPKGILGVSTCMNGKDFDYYIAVATDQETPEDMAEYHVPECTWAIFECIGAMPGAIQNLQKRIVSEWLPNSGYEYANAPDIEVYFEGNQQAEDYRCEVWLPVEKK, from the coding sequence ATGGAATGGCTCAGTTGCCTGAATGAAGCGGTAAACTACATGGAGGAACACCTGGAGGATGAAATCAACCTGGAGCGCGTCGCGCGGATCGCCCGTTGTTCGTCGTTTCATTTTCAGCGCATGTTTTCTTATCTTGCGGACATACCTCTTTCAGAGTATCTTCGCAGGCGGAAGATGACCAGAGCGGTGTTCGATTTGCAAACCAGTGATGAAAAAATTATTAACATTGCGCTCAAATATGGATATGAATCGCCGACGGCTTTCAATCGTGCTTTTCAGAGCGTTCATGGCATAGCCCCGTCTGCTGCCAGAGCACAAGGGGTTAGACTGAAAGCCTATCCACCCATCAGCTTTAAAATATCGATCAAAGGAGAGGCTGAGATGAACTACCGAATCGAGAAAAAGGGTGCTTTCAGAATTGCAGGGGTTAGAGAGCATTATGCCATGAACATTGAAGAATGCTTCACCAATGTGCCGCTGTTTTGGCAAAAGACGGCGCAAAGCGGCGTTATCCCGAGACTCTGCACCCTGATGAACCGGGAGCCGAAGGGCATCCTTGGGGTAAGCACCTGCATGAACGGCAAAGACTTCGATTATTACATTGCCGTGGCTACAGATCAGGAGACGCCCGAAGACATGGCGGAGTATCATGTCCCGGAATGCACATGGGCTATCTTTGAATGTATCGGAGCCATGCCCGGCGCCATACAAAATCTGCAAAAGCGTATTGTGAGCGAATGGCTGCCCAATTCCGGTTACGAGTACGCCAATGCGCCTGATATCGAAGTCTATTTTGAAGGGAATCAACAGGCGGAGGACTACAGATGCGAAGTCTGGCTGCCTGTTGAAAAGAAATAA
- a CDS encoding cell wall-binding repeat-containing protein — protein sequence MSKLKKALAALVMASMALTIVPLNVFASDTVPTRLAGTNAEQTAVRIADQTGWTGTAILASSTSYGVVDALTSGPLAYYLKAPILLTGAGNILDAATKDELVKLNLTKVYVTSGTAVIRQGVLDELKAMNITVVPLGGVDRFETSVKIAQLMVTLGAPVTKVAVAYGWLTQDALSIASIASQASQPILLTDSAKLPEIVQEFLKENPGITTSDVIGGTGVINSTVLNQLPKPTRHSGITAYDTNDQVIKDFAGSLLFDRVYLANGVTGIDALSGAPLAAQTKSAIVLTDGVNSPAAGAFVKSRMSVNSIVTALGGEAVVTESQRNLVNAEDTSVQNAIIAQKLEDIANQNDIPPALVKAIAWMESGWKQYKSDPTTGQPLTDQPFISADGGIGIMQISPANYPEYDVARLKSDLDYNIEVGCQILNNKFRAYPKLGDGNRNVLENWYFAVWAYNAWTKENNPNYYTGQDAYQDKVFGLLGKKYNSAITFAPGATILPKALLPLTDPPNLSSCWSTPTPLHSGDLAFDPESLLMNGDFWYNYEIPQQPRGDYYVQALAFYNTFYNSPLVSSGDKEIVSQKILDTYSKLLDAADALVLENNATSYAIAAKYYWTVLQGPNLDSAIKNRAGSGYQNASAKANQS from the coding sequence ATGAGTAAACTTAAAAAAGCCTTAGCTGCCCTGGTTATGGCAAGTATGGCATTGACAATAGTCCCCCTTAACGTATTTGCTTCCGACACGGTTCCAACTCGATTGGCAGGTACAAATGCTGAACAAACCGCAGTCAGAATTGCTGATCAAACAGGTTGGACAGGAACCGCAATTCTTGCTTCCTCAACTTCCTATGGTGTGGTTGATGCCCTAACCTCAGGTCCGCTGGCCTACTATTTAAAAGCGCCGATCCTTCTGACCGGAGCTGGAAACATACTTGACGCTGCTACCAAAGACGAACTTGTTAAACTCAACCTTACCAAGGTTTATGTGACCAGCGGAACGGCGGTGATCAGGCAAGGAGTCCTGGATGAGTTGAAAGCAATGAATATTACGGTTGTACCCCTTGGCGGAGTTGACCGTTTTGAAACCTCGGTTAAGATCGCCCAACTGATGGTTACCCTCGGCGCGCCGGTGACGAAGGTTGCGGTTGCCTACGGCTGGTTAACCCAAGACGCGCTCTCAATTGCCTCGATTGCTTCCCAGGCAAGTCAACCGATTCTTTTAACGGACAGTGCGAAACTTCCTGAGATTGTTCAGGAATTCTTGAAGGAAAATCCAGGCATCACAACGTCTGATGTCATTGGCGGAACCGGCGTTATTAATAGTACTGTATTAAATCAACTTCCCAAGCCTACCCGCCATTCAGGAATCACAGCCTATGATACCAATGATCAAGTCATTAAAGACTTCGCCGGTTCCCTCTTGTTTGACCGGGTATACCTGGCCAATGGGGTTACGGGTATTGATGCTCTTTCCGGTGCACCGCTGGCTGCTCAAACTAAGTCTGCCATAGTCCTCACTGACGGCGTTAATTCTCCTGCGGCCGGTGCTTTCGTGAAAAGCAGAATGTCTGTTAACAGTATTGTCACTGCGCTGGGAGGCGAAGCGGTAGTTACGGAGAGTCAGCGTAATCTTGTAAATGCAGAGGATACAAGTGTACAAAACGCCATAATTGCCCAAAAGCTAGAGGATATAGCCAATCAAAATGATATTCCGCCTGCCCTGGTTAAAGCCATTGCTTGGATGGAGAGTGGATGGAAACAATACAAATCAGATCCAACCACAGGGCAGCCTTTGACAGATCAACCCTTCATATCTGCCGACGGCGGCATAGGAATTATGCAGATTTCTCCGGCCAATTATCCCGAATACGATGTCGCCAGGCTGAAGAGTGATCTGGATTATAATATTGAGGTAGGCTGTCAAATTCTCAATAACAAGTTCCGGGCCTACCCCAAGCTTGGCGACGGGAATCGCAACGTCTTAGAAAATTGGTATTTCGCCGTCTGGGCCTACAATGCCTGGACTAAAGAAAATAACCCGAATTACTATACGGGTCAGGACGCCTATCAGGATAAGGTATTTGGCCTTCTAGGCAAAAAATACAACAGTGCTATTACCTTCGCTCCAGGCGCCACAATTCTTCCCAAAGCCCTGTTGCCCCTTACAGATCCGCCTAATCTCTCCAGTTGCTGGAGCACTCCAACTCCCCTGCACAGCGGGGACCTGGCCTTTGATCCTGAGTCATTGCTGATGAACGGGGATTTCTGGTATAACTATGAAATCCCTCAGCAGCCCAGGGGGGATTATTATGTACAGGCTTTAGCATTTTATAATACTTTTTATAATAGCCCATTGGTCTCGTCAGGGGATAAGGAGATCGTCTCTCAGAAAATCCTTGACACCTATAGCAAACTCTTAGATGCGGCGGATGCTTTGGTGTTAGAGAATAATGCTACATCCTACGCAATTGCGGCAAAATATTACTGGACCGTTCTTCAAGGGCCGAATTTGGATTCTGCAATTAAGAACCGGGCTGGTTCCGGTTATCAGAATGCTTCTGCTAAAGCAAACCAGTCCTAA
- a CDS encoding nitroreductase family protein, whose amino-acid sequence MDMIQVNQEKCSRCGLCAEVCPSGSIIMENQIPQATERNCFACGHCVAVCPVAAMDNVKAPLAKQLPLENMPVLDADTAARFLRSRRSIRRYKENPVPREKIVQLLDIARLAPSGGNTQGVAYLVIDNAETLHKITAVTVDWMEEQLQNGSAWAQYYSGVVDTYRQTGQDVILRNAPCLIVAITAKDFRHRGRDNTHFSLAYAELYAPAIELGTCWAGFFEGCASSNYKPLLNILKLPENMVVTGGLLVGFPKYTYKRLVDRNPLQVSWWD is encoded by the coding sequence ATGGATATGATTCAAGTTAACCAGGAGAAATGTAGCCGCTGTGGACTCTGTGCGGAAGTCTGCCCCTCAGGAAGTATCATTATGGAGAATCAAATACCACAGGCCACAGAACGGAATTGTTTTGCCTGTGGACACTGCGTAGCTGTGTGTCCTGTGGCGGCAATGGATAACGTGAAGGCACCACTCGCCAAACAGTTGCCCCTTGAAAATATGCCTGTCCTTGACGCTGATACTGCAGCCCGCTTTCTCCGCTCCCGGCGATCTATCCGCCGCTACAAGGAAAATCCTGTACCACGGGAAAAAATAGTGCAGCTCCTCGATATCGCGCGTTTGGCACCAAGCGGAGGCAACACTCAGGGTGTTGCTTATCTCGTCATTGATAACGCTGAAACGCTGCACAAAATAACGGCTGTTACAGTTGATTGGATGGAAGAGCAATTACAAAATGGCTCTGCCTGGGCACAGTATTATAGCGGAGTGGTGGACACTTATCGCCAAACCGGCCAAGACGTTATATTAAGGAACGCTCCATGTCTGATTGTGGCCATAACTGCCAAGGACTTTCGACACCGTGGACGGGATAATACACATTTTTCACTTGCCTACGCTGAACTCTACGCTCCGGCTATTGAATTGGGAACATGTTGGGCGGGATTCTTTGAAGGGTGCGCATCCAGCAATTATAAGCCATTATTGAATATCTTGAAGCTGCCGGAAAACATGGTTGTCACCGGTGGATTGTTAGTAGGTTTCCCAAAGTATACTTATAAACGATTAGTGGACAGAAATCCTTTGCAAGTGTCGTGGTGGGACTAA